A part of Pirellulaceae bacterium genomic DNA contains:
- a CDS encoding VWA domain-containing protein, with the protein MQELRPFDPTGAGMVYSVLGGRRLALFVSLVVHGGLLLMLAAAPAVIHSNSLPNFLVAVPLEPIEEFRLIDQVAPADITSVEIGAGSAGSESQTAMSTAPVLAELPVLTSNLDQPLVSNATHASQTALEIAVGLVRVPSVVKGQDGVSLTGTSGAVDRITYEILRSMEVSPTLVLWLFDQSGSLTRQRAEISERFERIYQELGMVTQSRNAANAQLSEQRLLSAIIAFGQSVSLLTPKPTADLAELRNAIDSIENDPSGIERVFSAVLSSVDHFKSFTRSSGNRGPARNIMAIIVTDERGDDDDQLEAAIQQCRKFAVVVHVLGVPAPFGRQTTYVKYIDPDTRYDQTPQWGQVDQGPESVMPERVRLGYADDVLNEPVIDAGFGPYALSRLAYESGGLYFNIHPNRRIGRRVGRNETSAFAAHIEYFFDPEVMLKYRPDYVSHSEYLRTTQSSPLRWSLIQAAQLAQARVLGEVTTRFVRRDEATLVAGLAAAQQSAARVAPELERLVEILKSGQAGRDREISVRWVAGFDLALGTVLAHHVRAESYNEMLAAARRGLNFENPRNNTWVLEPANQVSTSIRLDKDAQRARELLREVAAQHRGTPWGWLAEQELAHPIGWRWTEDYTDLNPVPAEAMIPNIILPPMDDQRRSLAPSPPTRPLPKL; encoded by the coding sequence ATGCAGGAACTTCGACCGTTTGACCCGACCGGTGCAGGGATGGTTTATTCAGTTCTGGGAGGTCGTCGGCTAGCTCTGTTTGTCAGCCTAGTTGTGCATGGAGGCCTGTTGCTAATGCTGGCTGCCGCGCCGGCAGTTATACATTCCAATTCGCTCCCCAACTTCTTAGTCGCCGTGCCACTTGAACCGATCGAAGAGTTTCGATTGATCGACCAAGTGGCCCCAGCCGACATAACCTCAGTCGAAATTGGTGCCGGTAGCGCGGGATCAGAAAGTCAGACTGCCATGAGCACTGCACCCGTCTTGGCAGAATTACCGGTGCTGACATCGAACCTCGATCAACCTTTGGTCTCCAATGCAACGCATGCCAGCCAAACCGCTTTAGAAATCGCCGTTGGGCTGGTTCGCGTTCCTTCAGTCGTCAAAGGTCAGGACGGTGTCAGCCTAACAGGAACGAGCGGCGCCGTAGATCGAATCACTTACGAAATCTTGCGCTCGATGGAAGTATCGCCAACGTTGGTCCTATGGCTATTCGACCAAAGCGGTAGTTTGACCCGACAGCGTGCCGAGATTAGCGAGCGTTTCGAGCGTATCTATCAGGAGCTAGGGATGGTTACTCAGTCGCGGAACGCCGCTAATGCGCAGCTCTCTGAGCAGCGATTATTGTCGGCTATCATCGCCTTTGGACAATCGGTGTCGCTGCTGACCCCCAAGCCGACGGCTGACCTCGCCGAACTGCGCAATGCCATCGACTCGATCGAAAATGATCCGTCTGGCATCGAGCGAGTCTTTTCCGCAGTGCTGAGTAGCGTGGATCACTTCAAGTCTTTTACGCGTTCCAGCGGCAATCGGGGGCCCGCCCGCAACATCATGGCGATTATCGTCACTGATGAACGTGGCGATGATGACGATCAGTTGGAAGCGGCCATTCAACAGTGCCGCAAGTTCGCTGTCGTCGTACATGTGCTCGGCGTTCCCGCTCCATTTGGCCGGCAAACGACCTACGTCAAGTACATCGATCCCGACACTCGCTACGATCAGACCCCCCAATGGGGACAGGTGGATCAAGGCCCCGAGTCCGTGATGCCCGAACGCGTTCGATTGGGATATGCTGACGACGTATTGAACGAACCGGTAATCGATGCCGGGTTCGGCCCCTATGCGCTCAGCCGCTTAGCCTACGAATCCGGCGGACTGTACTTTAACATTCATCCCAATCGTCGCATCGGCCGGCGAGTGGGCCGGAATGAAACGTCGGCTTTCGCAGCCCATATCGAATACTTCTTTGATCCAGAAGTCATGCTCAAGTATCGGCCAGACTATGTTTCCCACTCTGAGTACCTACGGACCACTCAGTCCAGTCCGTTGCGTTGGTCGTTAATTCAGGCGGCACAGTTGGCACAGGCGCGGGTGTTAGGGGAGGTCACTACCAGGTTCGTGCGCCGCGATGAAGCCACCTTGGTTGCCGGCCTGGCTGCGGCTCAACAATCGGCCGCACGTGTGGCACCAGAGCTCGAACGCTTAGTCGAAATTCTGAAGTCGGGTCAAGCGGGTCGTGATCGAGAGATCTCTGTGCGTTGGGTCGCCGGTTTTGATCTTGCACTGGGAACCGTTTTGGCTCATCACGTGCGTGCCGAGTCGTACAATGAGATGTTAGCGGCAGCGCGCCGTGGACTCAACTTTGAAAACCCGCGCAACAATACTTGGGTGCTAGAACCCGCCAACCAAGTTTCCACCAGCATTCGGCTAGACAAGGACGCTCAGCGGGCACGTGAATTATTGCGCGAGGTGGCGGCTCAACATCGCGGGACGCCCTGGGGCTGGTTGGCAGAACAGGAATTGGCACACCCCATAGGATGGCGTTGGACAGAAGATTACACTGATCTGAATCCGGTCCCAGCGGAAGCCATGATTCCCAACATCATCCTACCGCCCATGGATGATCAGCGTCGTAGTCTCGCACCTTCGCCTCCTACCCGCCCATTGCCAAAGCTGTAA
- a CDS encoding dipeptidase, whose protein sequence is MNEDKPKLQTTGRLIFDIHLDLAMNALEWNRDLRWSQERLRRSEHIAVMASGRQDRPDRTQNTVCFPEMRRGRVGLCVATQIARVASEYHTLPGWRSAHQAWAHTQGQLAWYRAMEEDGQLLQIRDCAQLDQHVQLWLDAPEDDPNWYVGDSRRPPTQRPIGYVLSLEGADSIIDLDYLHRSYAAGLRALGPAHYGPGRYALGTDCTGPLSHTGRELIREMQQLRLILDVTHLCDETFWQVIESYEGPVWASHQNCRRLAPWNRQFADDQIRAVIQRGGVLGMAFDAIMMVPGWRHLKSRPLDFDLKLERICSHIDHICDIAGNAEHVCIGSDLDGGYGSEQTPMDLDSIADLQKLPELLRQRGYSEDDIEGVLWRNAVNFLRSAWS, encoded by the coding sequence ATGAACGAAGATAAGCCAAAACTGCAGACCACTGGTCGTCTAATTTTCGATATTCATTTGGACTTGGCCATGAATGCGCTGGAATGGAATCGGGACTTGCGCTGGTCGCAAGAACGGCTTCGACGCTCCGAACACATTGCCGTCATGGCTTCCGGTAGGCAAGATCGCCCGGATCGCACCCAGAACACCGTGTGCTTTCCAGAAATGCGACGTGGGCGTGTCGGTCTGTGCGTAGCGACGCAGATTGCGCGTGTAGCCAGCGAGTATCACACGTTGCCTGGCTGGCGTTCGGCGCATCAAGCTTGGGCGCACACGCAGGGACAACTGGCCTGGTACCGAGCCATGGAAGAGGACGGGCAATTGCTTCAGATTCGCGATTGTGCTCAGTTAGACCAACACGTTCAACTGTGGTTGGACGCTCCTGAGGACGATCCAAATTGGTACGTCGGCGACTCGCGCCGGCCGCCCACCCAGCGGCCAATCGGATATGTGTTGAGTCTGGAGGGGGCCGATTCAATTATTGACTTGGACTATTTGCATCGCAGCTATGCCGCAGGTCTGCGGGCGCTGGGTCCAGCACACTATGGCCCCGGCCGCTACGCGCTGGGAACCGATTGCACCGGTCCGCTATCGCACACAGGCCGGGAACTGATTCGCGAAATGCAGCAACTGCGGTTGATTCTGGATGTGACGCATCTGTGCGACGAAACCTTTTGGCAAGTGATTGAATCGTACGAGGGGCCGGTGTGGGCCAGTCATCAGAATTGCCGCCGCCTGGCACCTTGGAATCGTCAGTTTGCTGACGATCAAATCCGGGCTGTCATCCAGCGCGGCGGTGTGTTGGGAATGGCCTTCGACGCAATCATGATGGTCCCCGGCTGGCGGCACCTGAAGAGTCGGCCGCTAGATTTTGATTTGAAGCTCGAACGCATCTGTAGCCACATCGATCACATCTGTGACATCGCCGGCAACGCCGAACACGTATGCATCGGCTCCGACCTCGACGGCGGCTACGGATCCGAACAAACCCCTATGGACTTGGATTCGATCGCCGATTTGCAGAAGCTGCCCGAGCTTTTGAGGCAGCGCGGTTATAGCGAAGACGATATTGAAGGTGTTCTCTGGCGTAACGCTGTCAATTTTCTGCGGTCGGCGTGGAGCTAA
- a CDS encoding ABC transporter permease subunit produces the protein MRGLLWKIFFEVRWQLLIFSVGLAIIMGLLTALLPKVLGDIHHLFDRLPLIRPLLTALLGVDPGKNLTGTMTQAFLWVHPTLLTAIWAHEVIYCTRTPAGEVDRGTIDFLLGLPVSRGLLFISEIIGWLATGVVILASGYIGHLIASIYLAPDMRPPLNISGYVMLNLLTLYLAVGGFSFMVAAVSDRRGRAMGVIFAVLLVSFLINFVAQFWDPFQPEQAQSVAPFGPLSIAPNSPLPGPTLAMFSVLHYYRPALIIQQAAFPWSDIGLLLAVATICLTIAAVCLHRRSICTV, from the coding sequence ATGCGCGGCTTGCTCTGGAAGATATTCTTTGAGGTTCGCTGGCAACTGCTGATTTTCAGCGTCGGACTAGCGATTATCATGGGATTGTTAACCGCGCTGCTGCCCAAGGTGCTTGGGGACATCCATCACCTGTTCGATCGATTGCCCCTGATTCGCCCATTGCTAACAGCACTCTTGGGAGTTGATCCTGGCAAGAATCTGACTGGCACTATGACTCAGGCTTTTCTGTGGGTGCATCCGACATTGCTAACGGCCATTTGGGCACATGAGGTCATTTATTGCACGCGCACGCCGGCTGGGGAAGTGGATCGCGGTACCATCGACTTCTTGTTGGGATTGCCTGTCTCGCGTGGTCTGCTGTTTATAAGTGAAATCATCGGTTGGCTGGCGACAGGGGTTGTAATTCTGGCCAGCGGCTACATCGGACATCTCATCGCCTCCATCTATCTGGCACCCGACATGCGACCACCACTGAACATCAGCGGCTATGTGATGCTGAATCTATTGACACTGTATTTAGCGGTTGGCGGATTTTCCTTCATGGTTGCGGCTGTTAGCGATCGTCGCGGTCGGGCGATGGGCGTCATATTCGCGGTGCTGCTGGTGTCGTTCTTGATCAATTTCGTGGCACAGTTTTGGGATCCTTTTCAACCCGAACAAGCTCAATCTGTTGCTCCGTTTGGGCCACTGTCCATCGCACCGAATTCCCCACTACCCGGCCCAACCCTGGCCATGTTCAGCGTGCTGCACTACTATCGGCCAGCTCTGATCATCCAACAAGCCGCCTTCCCATGGAGCGATATCGGTTTGCTATTGGCTGTTGCTACGATCTGTTTAACCATCGCTGCTGTCTGTTTGCACCGCCGCAGCATCTGTACGGTTTAG
- a CDS encoding sodium:solute symporter: MVVHFTSIDWIVLAVYFVGVMLLGFSFYWRSRASADQFTAGGRTLPGWLVGLSIFATYLSSISYLALPGKSFATNWNYFFFSLGLPIAALFASWYFLPMYRAQGEVSAYALLERRFGRWARIYASTFYLIFQIARIGFVMYLMALPMSVIFGWDIMVNLLITGTVVTLYSLVGGIVAVIWADAIQAIVLLLGALIAVLVIMLGMPEGPRQVFDLGIEHHKFSPGSLSLLSLSQTTVWLLVAYGVFENLKNFGIDQSYIQRYIAAKSQSEAQRALWLSAWMYVPVSALFFFIGSSLFAFYQTQPAEKQEVRRIVAHQRLMQQGIDAGWSEQSAGSWKWSDDYEQQVESLASELNDSDIADRVFPHFIAAHLPVGVTGLLVAAIFAAGMSTVSTSLNSSATLVMYDFYRPLVPKAGERQMVRVLYAATLVWGILGTGTSLALIPLTQTVLDVWWKVSSVLGSGLLGLFLLGVLCPAANSRHAVLSIVFGSLVIAWMIVSPTQSWPPSLDRLRSPFHEYLVIVVGTLSIVGCGFVLSRFGKASNRHGGQS; this comes from the coding sequence ATGGTAGTTCATTTTACAAGCATCGACTGGATTGTTCTGGCCGTCTACTTTGTGGGAGTCATGCTGCTGGGCTTCTCGTTTTATTGGCGCAGCCGGGCGTCGGCTGACCAGTTCACGGCAGGCGGCAGGACGTTGCCAGGTTGGTTGGTGGGACTGTCGATCTTTGCAACGTATTTAAGCAGTATCAGTTACTTGGCCTTGCCAGGCAAATCGTTTGCCACGAATTGGAACTACTTTTTCTTCAGCCTGGGCCTGCCCATTGCTGCTTTGTTTGCCTCATGGTATTTCCTGCCGATGTATCGCGCCCAAGGGGAGGTGTCGGCCTACGCACTGCTGGAACGTCGATTTGGACGCTGGGCTAGAATCTACGCCAGCACGTTCTATTTGATATTCCAAATTGCTCGCATCGGATTTGTGATGTATCTGATGGCCCTACCCATGTCCGTAATTTTTGGCTGGGACATCATGGTCAATCTGCTTATTACTGGCACCGTCGTGACGCTGTACTCACTGGTTGGCGGCATTGTGGCAGTGATCTGGGCCGATGCTATTCAGGCGATTGTTCTCCTGCTAGGAGCATTGATTGCAGTGCTGGTTATCATGCTGGGAATGCCCGAAGGTCCGCGACAAGTTTTTGACTTGGGGATCGAGCACCACAAGTTTTCTCCAGGCAGCTTGTCCTTGCTCAGCCTGTCGCAAACGACCGTGTGGTTGCTAGTGGCCTATGGAGTCTTCGAAAATCTTAAGAACTTTGGCATCGATCAAAGCTATATCCAGCGCTACATCGCGGCTAAGAGCCAATCCGAGGCCCAGCGTGCGTTATGGCTCAGCGCCTGGATGTATGTGCCGGTCAGCGCGTTGTTCTTCTTCATCGGCAGCTCGCTGTTTGCCTTCTACCAAACGCAGCCCGCTGAGAAACAAGAAGTCCGCCGCATTGTAGCGCACCAACGCCTGATGCAGCAAGGGATTGACGCAGGCTGGTCCGAGCAAAGTGCCGGTAGCTGGAAATGGTCCGACGATTACGAGCAGCAGGTTGAGAGCTTGGCCTCAGAATTGAACGACAGTGACATTGCCGATCGCGTCTTTCCACACTTTATCGCTGCGCATTTGCCAGTCGGTGTCACCGGGTTACTGGTCGCAGCCATCTTCGCCGCCGGCATGAGCACCGTTTCGACCTCTTTGAATTCTTCAGCGACTTTAGTGATGTACGATTTTTATCGGCCGTTGGTACCCAAGGCTGGCGAACGTCAAATGGTCCGTGTTCTGTATGCAGCCACACTGGTATGGGGAATTTTGGGTACTGGCACGTCTCTGGCGCTGATTCCGCTGACTCAAACCGTGCTTGATGTATGGTGGAAAGTCTCCAGCGTGCTGGGCAGCGGCTTGCTTGGATTGTTCTTGCTGGGCGTGTTGTGCCCAGCCGCCAACAGCCGCCATGCGGTCCTATCCATCGTGTTCGGATCCCTGGTTATCGCTTGGATGATCGTGTCACCCACGCAAAGCTGGCCACCATCGCTGGATCGGCTGCGGAGCCCATTTCACGAGTACCTCGTAATTGTGGTCGGCACTCTGTCGATCGTCGGCTGCGGATTTGTACTCAGTAGATTCGGAAAAGCGTCCAATCGCCATGGCGGGCAGTCATGA
- a CDS encoding ABC transporter ATP-binding protein has protein sequence MPIIETCHLGRYYGRRRGIEDVSLKIDEGQIFGFLGPNGAGKSTTLRILLGFLRPDTGTARIQGHDCWRSSPQIKHDVGYVPGDVRLYPWFTARRGLKIVGRIRQREVMQRGLELCDVFALEPDLPVRKMSRGNRQKLSLILALAHRPRVVVLDEPTSGLDPLMQANLMQQLRSCVNDGATVLFSSHTLSEVEEMCHRVAMIRQGRIVVDEPLASLKQRAPRSVQIVLAAGSSANISWPQGLDVRSIAEGTVQAQWLGPSPEFFKWAASQPFVDLSISPPSLEALFHSYYETPRE, from the coding sequence ATGCCAATCATCGAAACCTGTCACCTGGGACGCTACTACGGCCGTCGTCGTGGCATAGAGGATGTCAGCCTAAAAATTGACGAAGGGCAAATTTTCGGTTTTCTGGGGCCCAACGGAGCTGGCAAGAGCACCACGTTGCGCATCCTGCTGGGTTTTCTGCGACCCGATACCGGAACTGCGAGAATTCAGGGGCATGATTGTTGGCGGTCGAGCCCGCAGATCAAACACGATGTAGGCTATGTTCCGGGCGACGTGCGTCTTTATCCATGGTTTACTGCGCGGCGAGGGTTGAAAATCGTCGGTCGCATTCGTCAACGCGAGGTGATGCAGCGCGGGTTAGAGCTGTGCGATGTGTTTGCGTTGGAGCCGGATTTGCCGGTACGCAAAATGTCGCGAGGCAATCGCCAAAAGTTATCGCTAATTCTGGCGCTGGCTCATCGACCACGAGTCGTTGTATTAGACGAGCCAACTTCTGGCCTGGATCCACTAATGCAGGCCAATTTGATGCAGCAGCTTCGCAGTTGCGTGAACGACGGTGCAACGGTGTTGTTTTCCAGCCACACGCTGAGCGAGGTGGAAGAGATGTGTCATCGTGTGGCCATGATCCGCCAGGGCAGAATTGTGGTCGACGAGCCGCTAGCATCACTCAAGCAGCGAGCGCCACGGAGCGTACAGATTGTGCTGGCCGCTGGATCATCGGCCAACATTTCATGGCCCCAAGGGCTAGACGTGCGCAGTATTGCCGAGGGAACAGTCCAAGCGCAATGGCTGGGGCCATCCCCCGAGTTTTTCAAGTGGGCCGCGTCACAACCATTCGTGGACCTGTCGATCAGTCCGCCTTCGTTGGAAGCGTTGTTCCATAGCTATTATGAGACGCCTCGGGAGTAA
- a CDS encoding prepilin peptidase: protein MDSFARQVVENWVMWTVSVTLVVAAVIDGLYLKVPNKITYPLIVCGWMYSAWIGGWAGLGWSLLATFFGLFLLFGLHLIGGMGAGDVKLLAGIAAFVHIEHTWYIFVATTIVGAVMAIIQIAVSGQWLKHYTQAQSILREIVTVRDADKLYEISQERKPRMRLLPYGIPMTIAAIGYFAFAGLL, encoded by the coding sequence ATGGATAGTTTCGCCAGACAGGTTGTAGAAAACTGGGTCATGTGGACCGTCTCGGTCACACTCGTTGTGGCGGCGGTAATTGATGGGTTGTACTTAAAAGTACCAAACAAGATCACCTATCCACTCATTGTATGCGGCTGGATGTACAGCGCGTGGATTGGCGGTTGGGCAGGCTTGGGGTGGAGTCTGCTGGCTACATTTTTTGGTCTGTTTCTGCTGTTCGGTCTGCATCTGATCGGCGGGATGGGAGCCGGCGACGTCAAACTGTTGGCAGGCATTGCAGCGTTTGTGCATATTGAGCACACCTGGTACATCTTTGTAGCGACTACGATCGTCGGTGCAGTGATGGCAATCATTCAGATCGCGGTCAGTGGCCAGTGGTTGAAGCATTATACTCAAGCTCAAAGTATTCTCCGCGAGATCGTCACCGTACGCGATGCTGACAAACTGTACGAGATATCCCAGGAGCGCAAGCCGCGAATGAGATTATTGCCGTATGGCATCCCGATGACCATTGCAGCCATAGGTTACTTTGCATTCGCCGGTCTGCTGTAA
- a CDS encoding Flp family type IVb pilin: protein MKNFAMKLQRFLKSEDGPTAVEYAVMLALIVVVCIGAVTQIGTRANTQFQTVANSLGN from the coding sequence ATGAAGAATTTCGCCATGAAGTTGCAGCGTTTCCTGAAATCGGAAGACGGCCCTACCGCAGTTGAATACGCGGTGATGCTGGCTCTGATCGTCGTCGTTTGCATCGGAGCCGTCACTCAGATCGGCACTCGAGCAAACACGCAGTTCCAGACCGTTGCCAACTCGCTTGGAAACTAA
- the ftsH gene encoding ATP-dependent zinc metalloprotease FtsH yields the protein MSDSQDRKDDSKANNWVWYIILTAVVLFVVGAYVVNSSIYRLRYPDLVRLLEETSYAERGNTTTLREGKSGRIIIQQADGGQIELSGINDVQLHEASIEGKLLRRNLDAKEPESQPMAVRFRVNRDKSEQAAEQMTNLLVASNVNWDHSQRDSWFDKYGSLLIFLGASFLLLTFVMRRLSGVGSPMSFGRSRGKLYAQDDIGITFDDVAGVDEAVEEVREIVDFLKYPEKYQRLGGRIPKGVLLVGPPGTGKTLLAKAIAGEAGVPYFSLSGSDFVEMFVGVGAARVRDMFQQASAKSPCIIFIDELDALGKSRSNSVVGVHDEREQTLNALLVEMDGFDSNSGIIVVAATNRPETLDSALLRPGRFDRTVLVDRPDKSGREEILKVHVKTVKLGSNVNLLGIASMTSGFCGADLANLVNEAALLAARKGKNTVGQEEFEEGIERVTAGLEKKRRVMDDDEKLRVAYHEAAHALVACSLPNTDPVHKVSIIPRGLAALGYTLQRPEGDRYLMTQAELETQMQVLLAGTLAEEIVLKDISTGAQNDLERATAIARSMVMEFGMSRLGRVNYRESGRSPFLGARGVESYGRDHSEQTAREIDEEVDRIIDDMTQRARQILLERRIALESITQRLLEIEVMDSMELLKIIDESLTGPRVKPGTILPTKDKNASDTPLEARSITLANPDSDQSQPSTGT from the coding sequence ATGAGCGACTCGCAGGACCGCAAGGACGATTCCAAAGCCAACAACTGGGTTTGGTACATCATTTTGACGGCTGTTGTCCTGTTCGTGGTCGGTGCCTACGTTGTCAATAGCAGCATTTATCGCCTGCGCTACCCAGACTTGGTTCGGTTGCTGGAGGAGACCAGCTACGCCGAGCGTGGTAACACTACGACGCTACGCGAAGGCAAGAGCGGCCGGATTATCATCCAGCAAGCCGATGGTGGGCAGATAGAACTGTCCGGAATAAACGATGTACAGCTTCATGAGGCCTCGATTGAGGGCAAGTTGTTGCGGCGCAATCTGGACGCCAAAGAGCCAGAATCGCAGCCCATGGCAGTCCGCTTTCGAGTCAATCGAGACAAATCTGAACAAGCCGCCGAGCAGATGACCAATTTGCTGGTAGCCAGCAACGTCAATTGGGATCACTCGCAACGCGACTCTTGGTTTGACAAATACGGTTCGCTGCTGATTTTCTTAGGCGCTTCGTTTTTGCTGTTGACCTTCGTCATGCGCCGCTTGAGCGGTGTGGGGTCGCCAATGTCCTTTGGTCGATCACGCGGTAAGCTGTACGCTCAAGATGATATCGGCATTACGTTTGACGATGTAGCTGGCGTTGACGAGGCGGTAGAAGAGGTTCGCGAGATCGTCGACTTCTTGAAATATCCTGAAAAGTATCAACGACTCGGTGGACGCATCCCCAAAGGCGTGCTGTTGGTTGGACCTCCGGGCACTGGCAAGACTTTGTTGGCCAAGGCGATTGCCGGAGAAGCTGGCGTACCATACTTCAGTCTATCCGGCAGCGATTTTGTAGAGATGTTTGTGGGCGTTGGAGCTGCCCGAGTGCGTGACATGTTCCAGCAGGCTAGCGCCAAGAGTCCCTGCATCATCTTTATCGACGAACTGGATGCTCTTGGCAAGAGCCGTAGCAATTCGGTTGTCGGAGTGCATGACGAACGCGAACAGACGCTCAACGCACTGCTGGTGGAGATGGACGGGTTTGATTCTAACAGTGGCATCATCGTGGTTGCGGCTACCAACCGTCCCGAAACGCTGGATTCAGCGCTGTTGCGTCCTGGCCGCTTCGACAGAACTGTGCTCGTCGATCGCCCTGACAAGTCTGGTCGAGAGGAGATTTTGAAGGTCCACGTCAAGACGGTCAAACTTGGCTCAAACGTCAATTTGCTGGGTATCGCATCGATGACCAGTGGTTTCTGTGGTGCCGACTTGGCTAACTTGGTCAACGAAGCCGCGCTGCTTGCGGCCCGCAAAGGCAAAAACACCGTCGGTCAAGAAGAGTTTGAAGAAGGCATCGAGCGCGTCACGGCTGGACTCGAAAAGAAGCGTCGCGTCATGGACGATGATGAGAAACTGCGCGTCGCCTATCACGAGGCCGCTCATGCGCTAGTTGCCTGCTCGCTGCCCAATACCGATCCGGTGCATAAGGTCTCGATTATTCCACGGGGACTAGCTGCTCTGGGCTACACGCTACAGCGTCCCGAAGGCGATCGCTATTTGATGACCCAGGCCGAACTGGAAACGCAGATGCAGGTGCTGTTGGCCGGTACGTTGGCCGAAGAGATTGTGCTCAAGGACATAAGTACTGGAGCGCAAAACGATTTAGAGCGTGCCACCGCCATTGCACGCAGCATGGTCATGGAGTTCGGCATGAGCCGGTTGGGGCGCGTTAACTATCGCGAAAGTGGCCGTAGTCCATTCCTGGGGGCTCGTGGCGTAGAGAGCTATGGTCGCGATCACAGCGAGCAAACCGCGCGCGAGATCGACGAAGAGGTGGACCGTATCATCGACGACATGACGCAGCGCGCCCGACAAATTCTATTGGAGCGTCGCATTGCGCTTGAAAGTATTACGCAGCGACTGTTGGAGATCGAAGTGATGGATTCGATGGAACTGCTAAAGATCATCGACGAATCGCTGACCGGCCCGCGTGTCAAACCCGGCACTATCCTGCCCACCAAAGACAAGAACGCCAGCGACACCCCGCTCGAAGCCCGTTCAATTACCTTAGCCAACCCTGATAGCGACCAGAGCCAACCTTCGACGGGAACATAG
- a CDS encoding YdcF family protein: MTLAAESSARTPVRRWVVWPICMLAVASAIAIAAGVTLGRQGAEKALTQLMMPVGLSWLGLTAWVVLGWTMQGISGRWPALIAWLLLTVCGTSPLPNWCLGHLENQVVAYRPGRDAPLDVLIVLGGGTRTGPSRSEISDSGDRVVYAAQLYLQGHTRRLITTGSATASAVPGDLSPTQQTLEIWQALGIPDNAISALPGRNTYEEIQSLRATPELWNGQRVGVLTSAAHLPRALRLAARAGLSDLIPVAASHRGDSRGLSVLSFVPSASNLEKMAACQHEWMGWLVGR, translated from the coding sequence ATGACGCTGGCTGCTGAAAGTAGCGCTCGAACTCCAGTTCGACGATGGGTGGTATGGCCGATTTGCATGCTGGCCGTCGCATCTGCCATTGCGATTGCCGCAGGTGTGACGCTGGGACGCCAGGGAGCTGAAAAGGCACTGACGCAATTGATGATGCCGGTTGGATTGAGTTGGCTGGGGCTGACGGCGTGGGTCGTGTTGGGCTGGACAATGCAAGGTATCTCTGGACGCTGGCCTGCGCTCATCGCATGGCTGTTGCTGACTGTTTGCGGTACCAGTCCACTGCCTAATTGGTGCCTAGGGCACCTGGAAAACCAGGTAGTCGCTTATCGACCCGGACGCGACGCTCCGCTTGATGTACTGATCGTCTTAGGAGGTGGAACGCGCACCGGTCCAAGCCGCTCGGAAATTTCAGATTCAGGTGACCGTGTGGTCTATGCCGCTCAGTTGTATCTCCAAGGCCATACACGCCGGTTGATCACCACGGGATCGGCAACCGCCAGCGCTGTCCCCGGTGACCTCAGCCCCACTCAACAGACCCTGGAGATCTGGCAGGCGTTAGGAATACCCGACAACGCAATCTCCGCGCTGCCAGGGCGGAATACGTATGAGGAGATTCAAAGTCTGCGAGCAACCCCAGAGTTATGGAATGGCCAGCGTGTCGGTGTTTTAACGAGTGCGGCACATTTGCCGCGAGCGCTTCGACTGGCAGCACGAGCTGGTCTTTCAGACCTTATTCCCGTAGCTGCCAGCCATCGTGGCGATAGCCGTGGATTGTCAGTCCTGTCCTTCGTCCCTTCGGCTTCTAACTTAGAAAAAATGGCCGCCTGCCAGCACGAATGGATGGGTTGGCTTGTCGGCCGTTAG